One genomic segment of Motacilla alba alba isolate MOTALB_02 chromosome 1A, Motacilla_alba_V1.0_pri, whole genome shotgun sequence includes these proteins:
- the RASD2 gene encoding GTP-binding protein Rhes codes for MMKTMSGGNCNLNVPAKNSYRMVVLGASRVGKSSIVSRFLNGRFEDQYTPTIEDFHRKVYNIRGDMYQLDILDTSGNHPFPAMRRLSILTGDVFILVFSLDNRESFDEVKRLQKQILEVKSCLKNKTKESADLPMVICGNKNDHSEIFRKVRTDEGENLVSSDENCAYFEVSAKKNTNVDEMFYVLFSMAKLPHEMSPSLHRKISIQYGDTFQQKSFRMRRVKDMDAYGMISPFARRPSVNSDLKYIKSKVLREGQSREREKCTVQ; via the exons ATGATGAAGACTATGTCTGGTGGAAACTGCAACCTGAACGTGCCGGCCAAGAACTCGTACCGcatggtggtgctgggagcCTCCAGGGTGGGGAAAAGCTCCATCGTCTCACGCTTCCTCAATGGCCGCTTCGAAGATCAGTACACTCCCACCATCGAGGATTTCCATCGCAAGGTCTACAACATACGGGGAGACATGTATCAGCTGGACATCCTGGACACCTCTGGGAATCACCCTTTCCCTGCCATGAGGAGGCTTTCCATCCTAACAG ggGATGTTTTCATCCtggtgttcagcctggacaaCAGAGAATCCTTTGATGAGGTCAAGCGACTCCAGAAACAGATCCTCGAGGTCAAATCCTGCCTGAAGAACAAGACCAAGGAATCAGCTGACCTCCCCATGGTCATCTGTGGCAACAAAAATGACCACAGTGAAATCTTCCGCAAGGTACGCACTGACGAAGGTGAGAATCTTGTCTCCAGTGATGAAAACTGTGCTTACTTTGAAGTGTCAGCCAAGAAGAACACCAATGTGGATGAGATGTTTTATGTCCTCTTCAGCATGGCCAAGCTACCTCATGAGATGAGCCCTTCCCTCCACAGGAAAATCTCCATCCAGTATGGTGACACTTTCCAACAGAAATCCTTCAGGATGCGCCGAGTCAAGGACATGGACGCCTATGGCATGATCTCTCCCTTCGCTCGCCGGCCAAGTGTCAACAGTGACCTGAAGTATATCAAATCGAAAGTTCTCAGGGAAGGGCAGtccagggagagagagaaatgcacAGTCCAGTGA